One genomic window of Streptomyces sp. NBC_01276 includes the following:
- a CDS encoding MFS transporter, with protein sequence MAAGYAELLRTRHAARLLAGTLLGRLPNGTGPIAIVLFTRAEGGSYSLAGALAAAYGLANAVGQPLLGRAVDLFGQPRVQLPAAVVSALGMVWLALAGTGSAAAAYAAVVIAGLFTPPLEGGLRALWPKVLGGKEERVHAAYAVDAVAQEVMYTVGPLLVTLFVALWSPAVALLALNGLGVLGALSVVVSEPSRTWRSEPREAHWLGALRSRGLLALLGAFFFVGMALGAITVAAVSYADGHGGQAVYGWLLAALGLGALVGGVFYGARQWAGAPERRLRLLVALLAVCYLPLMVPVGAVAMVGLSALAGVFLAPSLACAFVVVDRHAPAGTLTEAFSWLVTFFGVGAAIGTAAAGPAVEAGGTVAGYAVACGAGVAALLVLTVTQRALSGGGRSRAVAGSSTGPVEGAAGAVVEPMVKN encoded by the coding sequence ATGGCCGCGGGATACGCGGAGCTGCTCAGGACCCGGCACGCGGCGAGGCTGCTGGCGGGCACGCTGTTGGGCCGGCTGCCGAACGGCACCGGGCCGATCGCGATCGTGCTCTTCACCCGGGCCGAGGGGGGCAGCTACAGCCTGGCGGGCGCGCTCGCGGCGGCGTACGGGCTGGCCAACGCGGTGGGTCAGCCGCTGCTGGGGCGGGCGGTGGACCTGTTCGGGCAGCCGCGCGTGCAGCTGCCGGCGGCCGTGGTCTCGGCGCTGGGCATGGTGTGGCTGGCCCTGGCGGGTACGGGTTCGGCGGCCGCGGCCTACGCGGCGGTGGTGATCGCGGGCCTGTTCACGCCGCCGCTGGAGGGCGGTCTGCGGGCGCTGTGGCCCAAGGTGCTGGGTGGCAAGGAGGAGCGGGTGCACGCCGCGTACGCCGTGGACGCGGTGGCCCAGGAGGTCATGTACACGGTCGGGCCGCTGCTGGTGACCCTGTTCGTGGCGCTGTGGTCGCCCGCGGTGGCGCTGCTGGCGCTGAACGGGCTGGGGGTGCTGGGCGCGCTGTCGGTGGTGGTGTCGGAGCCCTCGCGCACGTGGCGTTCCGAGCCGCGCGAGGCGCACTGGCTGGGGGCGCTGCGTTCGCGCGGGCTGCTGGCGCTGCTGGGGGCGTTCTTCTTCGTGGGGATGGCGCTGGGGGCGATCACGGTGGCCGCGGTGTCGTACGCGGACGGTCACGGCGGTCAGGCGGTGTACGGCTGGCTGCTGGCGGCCCTGGGGCTGGGTGCGCTGGTCGGCGGCGTGTTCTACGGGGCGCGGCAGTGGGCGGGTGCGCCGGAGCGGCGGCTGCGGCTGCTGGTGGCGTTGCTGGCGGTGTGTTACCTGCCGTTGATGGTGCCGGTGGGTGCGGTGGCGATGGTGGGGCTGTCGGCACTGGCGGGGGTGTTCCTGGCCCCGTCGCTGGCGTGTGCGTTCGTGGTGGTGGACCGGCACGCCCCGGCGGGCACCCTGACGGAGGCGTTCTCCTGGCTGGTGACGTTCTTCGGGGTGGGCGCCGCCATCGGTACGGCGGCGGCCGGTCCCGCGGTGGAGGCGGGCGGCACGGTGGCGGGCTACGCGGTGGCCTGCGGGGCCGGTGTCGCGGCGCTGCTGGTGCTGACGGTGACTCAGCGCGCCCTGTCCGGCGGGGGTCGCAGCCGCGCCGTGGCGGGGTCCTCGACGGGGCCGGTGGAGGGTGCCGCGGGGGCCGTCG
- a CDS encoding LacI family DNA-binding transcriptional regulator has product MTRPTSRDVATAAGVSQATVSLVLGDKWRGRVSERTATLVREAATALGYRPNLAARNLRLGSTRTALLVVPALTNEFFARVYTGAARVAADHGFGVVLYPSPDGTGPARDPFASARAALDGVIASSMAADALTAIGGDGLPLVMLDSDPTAGTAAAHVNLAMTDGVHQVTTHLLGHGHRRFLHLAADIETWTFDVRARALAARLGPTTELRTVRAALTVDAARTAMEAALAGPHDRPTAIVCDDDILAAGACKAARRLGLRVPEDLSVTGFDDLGLATAVEPELTTVRLPAELVGEQGMTALLAVLEGTPWTAPDIPVELVVRDSSGPAPTP; this is encoded by the coding sequence GTGACGAGACCCACCAGCCGCGACGTGGCCACCGCCGCCGGGGTCTCCCAGGCCACCGTCTCCCTCGTCCTCGGCGACAAATGGCGCGGCCGCGTCTCCGAACGCACCGCCACCCTCGTCCGCGAAGCCGCCACCGCACTCGGCTACCGCCCCAACCTCGCCGCCCGCAACCTCCGCCTCGGCAGCACCCGCACCGCCCTCCTCGTCGTCCCCGCCCTCACCAACGAGTTCTTCGCCCGCGTCTACACCGGCGCCGCCCGCGTCGCCGCCGACCACGGCTTCGGCGTCGTCCTCTACCCCTCCCCCGACGGCACCGGCCCCGCCCGCGACCCCTTCGCCTCCGCCCGCGCCGCCCTCGACGGGGTCATCGCCTCCTCCATGGCCGCCGACGCCCTCACCGCCATCGGCGGCGACGGCCTCCCCCTCGTCATGCTCGACAGCGACCCCACCGCCGGAACCGCCGCCGCCCACGTCAACCTCGCCATGACCGACGGCGTCCACCAGGTCACCACCCACCTCCTCGGCCACGGCCACCGCCGCTTCCTCCACCTCGCCGCCGACATCGAGACCTGGACCTTCGACGTCCGCGCCCGCGCCCTCGCCGCCCGCCTCGGCCCCACCACCGAGCTGCGCACCGTACGGGCCGCGCTCACCGTCGACGCCGCCCGCACGGCCATGGAGGCGGCCCTCGCCGGCCCCCACGACCGGCCCACCGCCATCGTCTGCGACGACGACATCCTGGCCGCCGGCGCCTGCAAGGCCGCCCGCCGCCTCGGCCTGCGCGTCCCCGAGGACCTCTCCGTCACCGGCTTCGACGACCTCGGCCTCGCCACCGCCGTCGAACCCGAGCTCACCACCGTCCGCCTCCCGGCCGAGCTCGTCGGCGAACAGGGCATGACCGCCCTCCTCGCCGTCCTCGAAGGCACCCCCTGGACCGCCCCCGACATCCCCGTCGAACTCGTCGTCCGCGACTCCTCGGGCCCCGCCCCCACCCCCTGA